The DNA sequence AGACAAAGTCCCAGCCACGACGCTGGTGCGCCCATGGCAAGTGCGAACCCATGACGCCATTGCGGCCGTCGAGACGCTTGACCGACTCCTTGCAGTGCACGTGGAAGATGTGCTCGGCGAAGTCGTTCACGAACGCGACACTGTCGAGCTGCTGCCATACGAAGTGCGACGGGTCGAAGTTGAAGCCGAAGCTCTTGCGGTGGCCGATGGCCCCGAGCGTTGCCTTGGCCGTCCAGTAGTCGTACGCGATTTCGCTCGGGTGCACCTCGAGTGCGAAGCGCACACCGACCTCTTCGAAGACGTCGAGAATCGGGTTCCAACGGTTGGCAAAGTCGGTGTATCCGGCGGCGATGAACTCGTCACTGGCCGGCGGGAACATCGCCACGGCCTTCCAGATCGACGAACCCGTGAAGCCCACGACGGTCTTAACGCCGAGCTTCGCCGCCATGCGTGCGGTGTTCTTCAGGTCTTCGGCGGCACGCTGACGCACGCCCTCCGGGTCACCGTCGCCCCACACCCGCTCCGACAGAATGTCTTGGTGACGCGCGTCGATCGGGTCGTCGCACACGGCCTGCCCGGTGAGGTGGTTCGAGATCGTGTAGACCGACAGGTTGTTCGCGGCGAGGATGTCGAGGCGGCTCTGCACGTACTCCGCATCGTCCCAGCGGCTGACGTCGAGGTGGTCGCCCCAGCAAGCGATCTCCAGGCCGTCGTAGCCCCAGCCGCCCGCGAGGCGAGCGACTTCTTCGAAGGGCAGGTCTGCCCACTGTCCGGTGAAGAGGGTGATTGGTCGCGCCATTGTCGTACCTTTCTTAGTCCTAGTGATGTGAAATTCTTCGTTAGACGACGGCCCACGCGCTGTCGGCAGCGGAGCTCCGCTCGACCGCGTCGAGCACACGCTGCACGTGGAGGCCGTCGGCAAACGACGGGGTCGGCTGCGCGCCGGTGGCGATGCCGTCCATGAAGTCTTTGACCTGGTGTGAGAAACCGTGCTCATAGCCGAGCATGTGGCCCGCTGGCCACCACGGTGCCAGGTACGGGTGGTCTGGTTCCGTCACCAGAATCGTGCGGAATCCCTGATCGTTCGACGGCACGGTGGCGTCGTAAAACTCCAGCTCATTGAGGCGCTCGAGGTTGAAAACGAGGGCACCCTTCGAACCCGAGACCTCAATCGTGAGGGCGTTCTTGCGACCGGTTGCGAAGCGCGTGGCCTCGAACGAGGCGATCGGTGCGTAGCCGCCGTCAACGCCAAAGCGGGCGGTAAACACAGCCACGTCGTCAACGGTCACGGTGCCGCGTTCTTCTGCCGCGGTTCCGGAGAGCCCCACGCCCTCGCCCAGCAGCGGGCGCTCGCGCACGATCGTGTCGAGCACGCCAGACACGCGATCAAGCTGCATGCCGGTGATGTATTCGGCGAGGTCGATCGCGTGTGCGCCAATGTCGCCGAGAGAGCCGGAACCAGCGCGCGACTTGTCGAGGCGCCAGGTCATCGGCCCGTCGGCATCCATCAGCCAGTCTTGGCGGTAGGCCGCGCGCACCTGACGGATCTCGCCAATGCGTCCGTCGGCGACAAGCTGCTTAGCGAATGCCGTCGCCGGTACACGGCGGTAGGTGAAGCCAACCATCGCGAGCACGCCATTCGCGGCAGCTTTCTCGGCGGCCGCAGCCATCTGTTCCGCTTCGTCCACCGTGTTGGCCAGCGGCTTTTCGCACAGCACGTGCTTGCCGGCTGCGAGCGCGGCGATCGCGATCTCGGCGTGGGAGTCACCCGGCGTGACAATGTCGACAATGTCTAGGTCGTCGCGGGTGATGACCTCACGCCAATCGGTGGCGGTCTCAGCCCAGCCCCACTTGTCAGCGGCAGCCTGCGTGCGCTCGGCATCGCGACCGACCAAGACGGCCATTTCGGGCTTGACGTCCAGGTCGAAGAACCGGGGCGCAACGCGCCAACCCTGCGAGTGGGCTGCGCCCATGAAACCTGCGCCTATCATGGCGACGCGTGCCGTGCGTGTCATTGCCGTGGTGACCTTTCAAACAACGATGTCTGCGGTAAATCAAATGTCTCGAGAGAAATGTCTCTAAGAGAAACGTAGGGGTGGAGCGCACGTCCCCCGAAATGCGCCCCACCCCGCGGTTAATTAGGAGGCGAAGGCCAGATCGATGAACTGGTCGACGTTGTCCTTGGTGACCACCGGTGCGTCCAGCACGATGCGGTTCGGAACCGACGGCGTGATGAGGTCACCAACGGTCTTGTCCTGCGCGATCAGACGTGCCAGCGCGATGCCGTCAGCAGCCTGCGTCGACGGGTAGATGATCGTTGCCTGCAGAACGGTGTCGCCCGACTTGATGAGCTCCATGGCGTCCTTGCTACCAGCGCCACCGACCATGAAGAATTCGTCGCGGTCAGCAGCGGTGATGGCTGCCAGCACGCCGATGCCCTGGTCGTCGTCGTGGTTCCAGATCGCGTCGATCTTCGGGTTTGCCGACAGCAGCTGCGACGTTGCCGACTCGCCACCGGCAACGGTGAAGTCAGCGGCAACGCGAGCCGAAACCTCAAGACCGCAGTCCGAGAGGGCGTCCTTGAAGCCAGCCGAACGGTCCTGCGTCAGGGGCAGCGAGTCGATGCCGGCGATTTCAGCGACGATGGCGTCCTTGTTGCCGTCGAGCTGCTCGCAAATGTAGGTACCGGCCGAAACGCCCATACCGTAGTTGTCACCGAGCACCGTGGTGCGGGCGGCGAACGGGCTCGAGAACTCACGGTCAACGTTGATCACCGGAATGCCAGCCTGCATGGCCTTGATAGCAACCTCGGTGAGGGCTGCGCCGTCGGTGGGCAGCAGCACGATGGCGTCGACACCATCGTTAATGAAGGTCTCGACAGCGGCGATCTGTGCGTTGGCGTCGTTCGTGCCTTCAGCAACGCGAAGGTCGACGTCGGCGAAGCTTGCGGCCGCAGCCGTTGCGCCCGAGTTAATGGCGCCGAGCCAGCCGTGGTCGGCTGCGGGGCCCGAGAAGCCGATAACGACCGTGTCGCCGGTCTGTGCGTTTTCTTCAGAGGACGTGCCCTGGTCGACGACGTTGCCCTCTTCGGCACCACCGCTGGAGCAGCCGGCCAGGAGGCCAACGGCGAGTAGGGAGGCACCAGCGCCGGCGATGAGGCGGCGCATCTGCGTGAACTTCTTAGCCATGGACTTTTCTCTTCCTTGAGATGGTTCGGAGTGCTGTGTGTGCTGTTTGTTGACAGGGGCATCAAATAGCGTTTCACGTCACCATAACAGCGACACAACGCGCTGTCCACACCGATTTTGAATTCTTAGGTGGTGCACGAAATTAGCGCATATCCCCGAGATTGCCCGTTGCTTGATTCGCTCAATCGATATATGTTGTCGCCATGACCAAAGTCGATCATGATGTACTCCTCGAGGTGGAGGGGATCAAAAAGTCCTTCGCCGGCGTGCACGCACTCACCGATGTGAGCATTGACGTGCGTGCTGGTGAGGTGCACTGCATCCTCGGCCAGAACGGTGCCGGAAAGTCCACGTTGATCAAGACGCTGGCCGGCGTGCACCGCCCCGATGGCGGCACCATTCGCTGGCAGGGTGAGACCGTCGAGATCCCTGACCCGCAAGCAGCCATCGCGCTGGGCATCGCCACGATGTACCAAGAGCTCGACGTCGTTGACGGCCTCACTGTGGCCGAAAACATCTTCCTCGGCCACGAAATCTCGCGCGGTGGCTTCACGAAGCGTTCCGAAACCACGCGCCAAACGCGCGAGCTACTGCGCCGTCTCGGCCACGAAAACCTCTCGCCGCACGCCGAAGTCGGCTCGCTCAGCGCCGCCAACAAGCAGATCGTGTCGATGGCACGCGCCCTCTCTCACGACATCAAGCTCATCGTGATGGACGAGCCCTCCGCGGTGCTCGACTCAGAAGAGGTGCGGAACCTCTTCGCCGTTGTGAAGGAGCTCACGTCTGCAGGAATCGCCGTGGTGTACATCACCCACCGCCTCGAAGAAATTCGGGCCATTGGTGACCGCATCACCGTGATCAAGGACGGCCAGACGATGGCCTCCGGCATCCCGGTCGGCGACACCCCCACGACCGAACTCATCCGCCTGATGACCGGTCGCACGGTCGAGAACGTCTTCCCGCCCGCGGCGCCGATTGCCGCAGACGCCGAAGAGATCCTCACCGTCGACAACCTGGCGCTGGGAAACATCTTCAGCGACGTGTCGTTCTCCGTGCGGGCGGGCGAAATCGTGGGCCTTGCGGGCCTCGTCGGCTCGGGCCGTTCCGAGATTCTCGAAACGATTTATGGCGCCCGACGTGCGACGAGCGGAACCATCGCTGTCGCGGGTACCGCGCTGCGGCGTGGTTCCGTCAGCGATGCTGTCGCCGCCGGCGTCGGCCTCTCACCCGAAGAGCGCAAGAGCCAGGGCCTCGTGCTCACCGAGCCGCTCTATGTCAACGCGACCCTCGCATCGCTCGGTGACTTCGCTCGCGGCGGCTTCCTCGATGACCGCCGTGCGCGCAAGGCGACAGGCGAGCAGTTGAAGGCGCTCGATCTGCGCCCCGCAGACCCGAACCGTGCCGCCGGCACCCTGTCGGGCGGCAACCAGCAGAAGATTCTGCTCGCGCGCTGGCTCATTCACGGCACCCGCGTGCTCCTGCTTGATGAGCCGACGCGTGGTGTTGACGTCGGTGCGCGCACCGAAATTTACGGTCTCATCCGCCAGTTGGCCGCTGACGGCAACGCGATTGTGATCGTCTCCAGCGAAATCGACGAGGTGCTTGGCCTCGCCGATCGCGTGCTCGTTATCGCTGACGGCGAGGTTCTCTCGACCGTGCCCGCATCTGAAATCGATGAGCACGGCGTGCTCAGTCTCGTCATGAAAGGAACCGCCGCATGAGCGAGCAAACCGCTGTGGTGACCGCCACTGCTTCGACCCCAACTCCTAAGGCTGTGAGCCGCATCTTTAGTGGTTCCGTTGGCCGCAACTCTGGCCTCGTTATCGCGCTGCTGCTGATCATGGCGATCGGCGCGATTACCGCGGGCGAGCGCTTCACCAACGTCGACAACATGCTGACGATCCTGCGTCAGGCGTCGATCATCGGCGTCGTCGCGATTGGCATGACCCTCGTGATCATCGCAGGTGGCATCGACCTGTCGGTCGGATCGCTCGTCGGCCTCGCGTCGGTCGCTGCGACCCTCGCCACGGTGCAGGCGTTTGCGAAAGAAACGCACTGGATCGTGATGGTGCTAATCGCCCTCGCCGTCGGATTCGGCGCCGGACTCATCAACGGCATCATCATCGCGTACGGCAAAGTGGTGGCGTTTATGGCCACCCTCGCGATGCTCGTTGCGGCGCGCGGTCTCGCTGAAATCCTGGCCGAGCGCAAGACCCTCGTCGTGAAGGACCGCGAGTTCATCAACGTGCTGAACGCCGACATTTTGGGCGTCGACATTCTGATCTGGATCTTCGCGATCGTCGCCATCCTCGGCTGGATTCTGCTGAACCGCACCACGTTTGGCCGCCGCACGGTTGCCATCGGTGGCAACTACGAAGCAGCTCGCTTGTCGGGCATCAAGGTCAAGCGTCACACCATGTGGCTGTACGCGCTGTGTGGCCTCACCGCCGGCATTGCCGCGGTCATGATGCTCGGCCGCACGACCGCCGGGACCTCGACGCACGGCATGATGTGGGAGCTCGACGCGATCGCAGCGGTTGTCGTCGGTGGCACGCTGCTGGTCGGCGGACGCGGAACCATGGTCGGCACCATTTTCGGCGTGCTCATCTTCTCGGTTCTCACCAACGTCTTCGTGCAGAACAACATGACCTCTTCGGTGCAGGCCGTCGCCAAGGGCGTCATCATCATCGTCGCTGTGCTGCTTCAGCAGCGCTTCGCCAAGCCGTCCGGTCGCTAGCTCGACCCTCGAATTACCTACGAAAGCTGATTGCAATGACTCTCAACCCCACCCGCGAAGACCACTTCTCCTTCGGCCTGTGGACCTTCGGCTGGCCAGCACAAGACCAGTTCGGTGGCGCCACGCGCCCGCCGGTTGACACGGTTGACGCTGTTCACCGCCTTTCTGACCTCGGCGTCTGGGGCATGACGTTCCACGACGATGACCTCTTCCCGTTTGAGAGCACCGACGCCGAGCGTCGCACCGAAATCGACCGCCTCCGCGGCGCTCTCGACGCAACCGGACTCGTGGTTCCGATGATCACCACCAACCTCTTCAGCCACCCCGTATTCAAGGACGGCGGCTTCACCTCCAATGACCGCGACGTGCGTCGTTTCGCGCTCCGCAAGGTGCTGCGCAACATCGATCTTGCCGCCGAGCTGGGCGCGCAGACGTTCGTGATGTGGGGCGGCCGCGAGGGCAGCGAGTACGACGCGGCGAAGGACGTTCGTGGTGCACTCGAGCGCTACCGCGAGGCCGTCAACCTGCTCGGCGACTACGTTGTCGACCAGGGCTACGACATCCGTTTCGCGATTGAACCGAAGCCGAACGAGCCGCGCGGCGACATTCTGCTGCCGACCGTTGGCCACGCCCTCGCCTTCATCGAGACGCTGGAGCGCCCCGAGCTCGTGGGCCTGAACCCGGAGACGGGCCACGAGCAGATGGCGGGCCTCAACTACACCCACGGCATCGCGCAGGCGCTGGATGCCGGCAAGCTCTTCCACATTGACCTCAACGGCCAGCGCGGCGTGAAGTTTGACCAGGACCTCGTATTCGGCCACGGCGACGTACAGAACGCGTTCTCACTCGTTGACCTGCTGGAATTCGGCGGCCCGAACGGCGGCCCCACGTACGAAGGCCCGCGTCACTTCGACTACAAGCCTTCGCGTACCGAAGACGAGAACGGCGTGTGGGAGTCGGTCACGGCCAACATGCGCATGTACCTTGCGCTGAAGGAGCGCGCCGCTGCGTTCCGCGCTGACCCCGAGGTGCAGGAGGCACTCGCTGCCGCGAAGGTCGAAGAGATCAACACGCCGACGCTGAACCCGGGCGAGGGCTATACCGAGCTGCTCGCTGACCGTTCGGCTTACGAAGACTTCGACGCCGACGCGTACTTCGGCGGCAAGGGCTTCGGTTTCGTTCGCCTGCAGCAGCTGGCAATGGAACACCTGCTCGGCGCACGATGACACTCGTTGCGGGTGTCGATTCGTCGACGCAGAGTTGCAAGGTTGTCATTGTCGATGCCCAGACCGGCCGCGAGGTGCGGTCTGGGCGCGCCAGCCACCCGGCGGGCACGGCAGTTAACCCCGAGGCGTGGTGGGATGCTCTCCTGGTTGCGGTCGCCGACGCGGGTGGGCTTGACGACGTTGCCGCGATCTCAATCGGCGGCCAGCAGCACGGGTGCGTTGCCCTCGATGCCGACGGCGCCGTGATTCGCGATGCGTTGCTCTGGAACGACACCCGCAGTGCCGCCGCGGCGCTCGACTTGCGCGCCGAAATCGGTGACGAGCAGTGGGCCGCACGCACAGGTTCCGTGCCCGTCGCCTCGTTCACCGTGACGAAGTTGCGGTGGATGCGCGACGCGGAACCAGCGAATGCTTCTCGTGTTGCCGCGGTTGCGTTGCCGCACGATTGGCTGACGTGGCGGTTGCGCGGATACGGCCCGTCGGGGGCGCTCGGCGCTGACCTGTCGGCGCTCACCACCGACCGCTCTGACGCCAGCGGCACCGGATACTGGTCGCCGCACACCGGCGAGTACGACCGCGATCTGCTGGTACGCGCGCTCGGCCACGATGCCGTGCTGCCGCGTGTTGCGGAGCCCGGCGAGACGGTGGGGGTTACGGCTGCTGTTGCCGGAACCATTCCTACCGGAATTGCGGTGGCTGTCGGTGCCGGAGACAACGCGGCAGCAGCTCTGGGGCTGGGTGCGCAGCACGGCGATGTGATCGTGTCGATTGGCACGAGCGGAACCGCGTTCGCGTCGGTGGCGCATCACATGGCCGACAGCACAGGCACAATAGCGGGCTTCGCCGATGCCTCCGGCGGGTTCCTGCCGCTGGTTGCGACGATGAACGCGGCGCAGGTCGTCGGCACTTTTGCTTCCCTGCTCGGCGTTAACTTTGACGAATTCGGGGAGCTCGCCGAGCAGGCCGAGTCGGCAGAATCACCCGTGCTGTTGCCGTTCTTGGCCGGTGAGCGGACACCCAACCTGCCAGACGCACGCGCGTCATTACGCGGGCTCTCGTTGGCGAATACGACCCGTGCGGGCATTGCTCGGGCCGCGATCGAAGGCATGGTGTGTGGTCTCGCCGCTGGTGTTGCCGCGATTGCCGACCAGGGTGTGAGCTTTGACCGGGTCATTCTGATCGGCGGCGGCGGCAAGCTGCGCGCCACCCGCAGTGCGATGGCGCGGGTGCTGGGTCTGGCCATCGCGGTGGCCCCCGAGGCTGAGTACGTCGCCCGCGGAGCCGCTCTTCAGGCCGCCCGCATCGCATTGGGTACTGACGTTTCGTGGCCGCTCGAT is a window from the Microbacterium sp. NC79 genome containing:
- a CDS encoding Gfo/Idh/MocA family protein, whose translation is MIGAGFMGAAHSQGWRVAPRFFDLDVKPEMAVLVGRDAERTQAAADKWGWAETATDWREVITRDDLDIVDIVTPGDSHAEIAIAALAAGKHVLCEKPLANTVDEAEQMAAAAEKAAANGVLAMVGFTYRRVPATAFAKQLVADGRIGEIRQVRAAYRQDWLMDADGPMTWRLDKSRAGSGSLGDIGAHAIDLAEYITGMQLDRVSGVLDTIVRERPLLGEGVGLSGTAAEERGTVTVDDVAVFTARFGVDGGYAPIASFEATRFATGRKNALTIEVSGSKGALVFNLERLNELEFYDATVPSNDQGFRTILVTEPDHPYLAPWWPAGHMLGYEHGFSHQVKDFMDGIATGAQPTPSFADGLHVQRVLDAVERSSAADSAWAVV
- a CDS encoding ABC transporter permease; amino-acid sequence: MSEQTAVVTATASTPTPKAVSRIFSGSVGRNSGLVIALLLIMAIGAITAGERFTNVDNMLTILRQASIIGVVAIGMTLVIIAGGIDLSVGSLVGLASVAATLATVQAFAKETHWIVMVLIALAVGFGAGLINGIIIAYGKVVAFMATLAMLVAARGLAEILAERKTLVVKDREFINVLNADILGVDILIWIFAIVAILGWILLNRTTFGRRTVAIGGNYEAARLSGIKVKRHTMWLYALCGLTAGIAAVMMLGRTTAGTSTHGMMWELDAIAAVVVGGTLLVGGRGTMVGTIFGVLIFSVLTNVFVQNNMTSSVQAVAKGVIIIVAVLLQQRFAKPSGR
- a CDS encoding sugar ABC transporter ATP-binding protein — its product is MTKVDHDVLLEVEGIKKSFAGVHALTDVSIDVRAGEVHCILGQNGAGKSTLIKTLAGVHRPDGGTIRWQGETVEIPDPQAAIALGIATMYQELDVVDGLTVAENIFLGHEISRGGFTKRSETTRQTRELLRRLGHENLSPHAEVGSLSAANKQIVSMARALSHDIKLIVMDEPSAVLDSEEVRNLFAVVKELTSAGIAVVYITHRLEEIRAIGDRITVIKDGQTMASGIPVGDTPTTELIRLMTGRTVENVFPPAAPIAADAEEILTVDNLALGNIFSDVSFSVRAGEIVGLAGLVGSGRSEILETIYGARRATSGTIAVAGTALRRGSVSDAVAAGVGLSPEERKSQGLVLTEPLYVNATLASLGDFARGGFLDDRRARKATGEQLKALDLRPADPNRAAGTLSGGNQQKILLARWLIHGTRVLLLDEPTRGVDVGARTEIYGLIRQLAADGNAIVIVSSEIDEVLGLADRVLVIADGEVLSTVPASEIDEHGVLSLVMKGTAA
- a CDS encoding sugar phosphate isomerase/epimerase, translating into MARPITLFTGQWADLPFEEVARLAGGWGYDGLEIACWGDHLDVSRWDDAEYVQSRLDILAANNLSVYTISNHLTGQAVCDDPIDARHQDILSERVWGDGDPEGVRQRAAEDLKNTARMAAKLGVKTVVGFTGSSIWKAVAMFPPASDEFIAAGYTDFANRWNPILDVFEEVGVRFALEVHPSEIAYDYWTAKATLGAIGHRKSFGFNFDPSHFVWQQLDSVAFVNDFAEHIFHVHCKESVKRLDGRNGVMGSHLPWAHQRRGWDFVSTGHGDVPWEPIFRALNAIGYEGPTSVEWEDAGMDRLIGAPEALAFVRKLAEITPPSAAFDAAFSTSK
- the xylA gene encoding xylose isomerase, yielding MTLNPTREDHFSFGLWTFGWPAQDQFGGATRPPVDTVDAVHRLSDLGVWGMTFHDDDLFPFESTDAERRTEIDRLRGALDATGLVVPMITTNLFSHPVFKDGGFTSNDRDVRRFALRKVLRNIDLAAELGAQTFVMWGGREGSEYDAAKDVRGALERYREAVNLLGDYVVDQGYDIRFAIEPKPNEPRGDILLPTVGHALAFIETLERPELVGLNPETGHEQMAGLNYTHGIAQALDAGKLFHIDLNGQRGVKFDQDLVFGHGDVQNAFSLVDLLEFGGPNGGPTYEGPRHFDYKPSRTEDENGVWESVTANMRMYLALKERAAAFRADPEVQEALAAAKVEEINTPTLNPGEGYTELLADRSAYEDFDADAYFGGKGFGFVRLQQLAMEHLLGAR
- a CDS encoding substrate-binding domain-containing protein; its protein translation is MAKKFTQMRRLIAGAGASLLAVGLLAGCSSGGAEEGNVVDQGTSSEENAQTGDTVVIGFSGPAADHGWLGAINSGATAAAASFADVDLRVAEGTNDANAQIAAVETFINDGVDAIVLLPTDGAALTEVAIKAMQAGIPVINVDREFSSPFAARTTVLGDNYGMGVSAGTYICEQLDGNKDAIVAEIAGIDSLPLTQDRSAGFKDALSDCGLEVSARVAADFTVAGGESATSQLLSANPKIDAIWNHDDDQGIGVLAAITAADRDEFFMVGGAGSKDAMELIKSGDTVLQATIIYPSTQAADGIALARLIAQDKTVGDLITPSVPNRIVLDAPVVTKDNVDQFIDLAFAS
- the xylB gene encoding xylulokinase, translating into MTLVAGVDSSTQSCKVVIVDAQTGREVRSGRASHPAGTAVNPEAWWDALLVAVADAGGLDDVAAISIGGQQHGCVALDADGAVIRDALLWNDTRSAAAALDLRAEIGDEQWAARTGSVPVASFTVTKLRWMRDAEPANASRVAAVALPHDWLTWRLRGYGPSGALGADLSALTTDRSDASGTGYWSPHTGEYDRDLLVRALGHDAVLPRVAEPGETVGVTAAVAGTIPTGIAVAVGAGDNAAAALGLGAQHGDVIVSIGTSGTAFASVAHHMADSTGTIAGFADASGGFLPLVATMNAAQVVGTFASLLGVNFDEFGELAEQAESAESPVLLPFLAGERTPNLPDARASLRGLSLANTTRAGIARAAIEGMVCGLAAGVAAIADQGVSFDRVILIGGGGKLRATRSAMARVLGLAIAVAPEAEYVARGAALQAARIALGTDVSWPLDDVIVHTEPHDPAILERYNRALADYRTTGGAG